A genomic window from Onychostoma macrolepis isolate SWU-2019 chromosome 22, ASM1243209v1, whole genome shotgun sequence includes:
- the rgs2 gene encoding regulator of G-protein signaling 2, producing MDRLAKMRKSTPDSSMERLIYCRNPDTTTGQKEMKQTNWRSRMLFKTFPVRESRHTLPQRKSYGPTTEEVTQWAQSLDNLLSSKCGLTALRLFMKSEHCEENIEFWMVCEEFRKIRSRSKLKSRAKTIYDEFIGVDSPKEINLDFHTKETLHQSLLIPTQSSFKAAQNRVYFLMEHNSYPRFLDSELYRQLCRIAAEER from the exons ATGGATAGATTGGCAAAAATGCGAAAGTCCACACCAGATTCGAGCATGGAGCGTTTGATCTACTGCAGGAACCCTGACACGACTACAGGACAGAAAGAGATGAA ACAAACAAACTGGAGATCAAGAATGCTTTTCAAGACTTTTCCCGTGAGAGAATCACGCCACACATTGCCACAGAGAAAATCATATGG GCCAACTACTGAAGAAGTTACTCAATGGGCACAGTCTCTGGACAACTTGCTGAGCagcaaat gTGGATTAACAGCTCTGCGACTGTTCATGAAGTCTGAACACTGCGAGGAGAATATCGAGTTCTGGATGGTCTGTGAAGAGTTCAGAAAGATCAGGTCCAGATCAAAACTCAAATCCAGGGCAAAAACCATATACGACGAGTTCATCGGGGTAGATTCTCCAAAAGAG ATCAACCTGGACTTCCACACAAAGGAGACCCTCCACCAAAGCCTTCTGATCCCAACACAGTCGAGTTTCAAAGCTGCCCAAAACAGAGTTTACTTCCTGATGGAGCACAACTCATACCCTCGCTTCCTGGACTCTGAACTCTATCGCCAGCTCTGCAGAATCGCAGCAGAGGAGCGATAA